A region of Melitaea cinxia chromosome 15, ilMelCinx1.1, whole genome shotgun sequence DNA encodes the following proteins:
- the LOC123660157 gene encoding putative nuclease HARBI1, with amino-acid sequence MSINVQAICNAQLLLTDLVVRWPGSTHDERIFSASRRHAMFELGMYGDSVLVADSGYMNRNYLMMPLDRVSTSAEFLYNESQIRTRNPVERLFGIWKRRFPVLALGIRVNLKNAPPIIVATGVLHNILQMRGDQMPLDDLSLDLPAPWEEILHQGRIQRSIDNNVRDLNPSRRSLITNYYQSLV; translated from the coding sequence ATGTCAATTAATGTGCAAGCTATATGTAATGCCCAATTGTTATTAACAGACCTAGTTGTTAGGTGGCCAGGAAGTACTCATGATGAACGAATATTCAGTGCATCTAGAAGACATGCTATGTTTGAATTGGGAATGTATGGTGATTCAGTACTTGTTGCAGACAGTGGGTACATGAACAGAAATTATTTGATGATGCCATTAGATAGAGTTTCTACATCAgcagaatttttatataatgaatcCCAAATCAGGACACGTAACCCAGTTGAAAGGTTATTTGGAATTTGGAAAAGGCGCTTTCCAGTGTTAGCCCTAGGAATTAGGGTAAACTTGAAAAATGCGCCACCTATTATAGTAGCTACTGGTGTATTACACAACATCCTACAAATGAGAGGAGATCAAATGCCTTTAGACGACCTGAGTTTAGACTTGCCAGCACCATGGGAAGAAATATTACACCAGGGAAGAATACAGCGTTCTATAGATAATAATGTTAGAGATTTAAATCCCAGCAGGAGAtcattaataacaaattattaccAAAGTCTTGTTTAA
- the LOC123660355 gene encoding uncharacterized protein LOC123660355 yields the protein MTGGGKPPTPPPSNTESTIVEAILGPALKGIPSDFDTDSATFSEIIEVNTTDQNEKVHVIEGDSDYADILKEDNENIAKSLLKEKNDSDNDTWNSWTPKNLKTPVSSNLKVSRQSEESYLKRRRPKINCLSDELVKEKIKLIKILQENAEKEAQIRLAILKEQLKQEEIKTQKVMNS from the exons ATGACTG GTGGTGGAAAACCGCCAACACCACCACCATCTAATACCGAGTCTACAATAGTTGAGGCTATATTAGGACCAGCACTAAAGGGAATCCCAAGTGATTTTGACACCGACAGTGCTACATTCAGT GAAATTATAGAAGTAAACACAACGGATCAGAATGAAAAAGTTCATGTAATAGAAGGCGACTCTGATTATGCAGACATATTAAAAGAGGATAAT GAAAACATTGCAAAGAGTTTATTGAAAGAAAAGAAT GACAGTGATAATGATACCTGGAACTCATGGACTCCAAAGAATCTAAAAACACCAGTATCAAGTAATCTTAAAGTATCTAGACAAAGTGAAGAAAGCTACTTAAAAAGAAGAAGACCTAAAATTAATTGCTTGAGTGATGAAttggtaaaagaaaaaattaaattaataaaaatattacaagaaaATGCTGAGAAGGAAGCCCAAATTAGATTGGCTATTTTGAAGGAACAATTAAAGCAAGAAGAAATAAAGACCCAAAAGGTTATGAatagttag